One part of the Vicia villosa cultivar HV-30 ecotype Madison, WI linkage group LG6, Vvil1.0, whole genome shotgun sequence genome encodes these proteins:
- the LOC131612229 gene encoding LEAF RUST 10 DISEASE-RESISTANCE LOCUS RECEPTOR-LIKE PROTEIN KINASE-like 2.5 yields MKILLNQQTVFLSILLFIISIAITKAEYQEADYMSDLIKSLTPTPSTWSNTTHYPRLDIVVLSHNNIVGPLPQSLGSSVVRYLRVNNQENQNGFNDTLDVISSMTFLRQAWLNNNFFQGSIPNRFASKNLSDLQLQSNWLIGLVPPSLLALTSLNNISLDDNFFQGPIPVFPKRVKATWKGNPFCESHAGHCDPQITIGDGFPLLLTSLVNLTLAGNKLTGLIPESLTTLPNLQLLDISHNNLSGKIPKFSSKVKLFTQGNPLLGLNISGDGRGKNATHSGDDVPTRKSGGEKDWLKYVWIAGASVGFIIFIGLTIYYRKECLILVQRWIFRGTIKSSHHIVENFMESYKLSVPIKQYRYAEVKRMTNSFRDKLGQGGYGTVYKASLSDGRQVAVKVIKESKGNGEEFINEVASISRTSHVNIVSLLGFCYGNKRALIYEFMSKGSLDNFILKSGSSDSVCSLDWNTLSKIAMGIARGLEYLHQGCISRILHLDIKPQNILLDEDFCPKISDFGLAKICQRDDSVVSILGARGTIGYIAPEVFSRTNGRVSHKSDVYSYGMLILDMIGRRKNSGARDSCTSEYFPDWIYKDLEQENNSVNCIENLEEENDMVRKITMVSLWCIQTKPSDRPSISKVIEMLQGPLQSVPYPPKPFLYSPEIPILQTSCVPSSSLSETKSSTLSKNGSIKTNKFSKDNNEDVIVV; encoded by the exons ATGAAGATATTACTAaaccaacaaactgttttcttatCCATCCTCTTGTTCATTATTTCAATTGCTATTACTAAAGCAGAATACCAAGAGGCAGATTACATGTCCGATCTTATAAAATCACTCACTCCAACTCCTTCTACTTGGTCTAATACCACTCACTACCCGAGGCTAGATATTGTTGTTCTTTCGCACAACAACATCGTGGGACCACTTCCTCAGTCTCTTGGGAGTTCGGTAGTAAGATATTTAAGGGTCAATAACCAAGAGAATCAGAATGGATTTAATGACACACTTGATGTGATATCATCCATGACATTCTTGCGTCAAGCGTGGCTTAACAACAACTTTTTCCAGGGTTCAATTCCTAACAGGTTTGCTTCGAAAAATTTGTCTGACCTGCAGCTTCAATCAAATTGGTTAATCGGTTTGGTTCCGCCTTCATTGCTAGCTCTCACTAGCTTGAACAACATCTCTTTGGACGACAATTTTTTCCAAGGACCAATACCTGTGTTTCCCAAGCGCGTCAAGGCAACTTGGAAAGGAAATCCTTTTTGTGAAAGCCATGCAGGACATTGTGATCCACAAATTACAATTGGTGATGGATTTCCTCTTTTATTGACAAGTTTAGTGAACTTAACTCTTGCTGGAAATAAATTGACAGGTTTGATACCAGAGAGTCTAACAACATTGCCTAATCTTCAACTTCTTGATATTTCTCATAACAATCTGTCGGGAAAAATTCCCAAATTTTCATCCAAGGTTAAGTTATTTACTCAAGGAAATCCTTTGCTTGGCCTAAATATTTCCGGAGATGGTAGAGGTAAAAATGCAACTCATTCCGGAGATGATGTTCCGACAAGAAAAAGTGGAGGTGAAAAGGATTGGCTTAAATATGTTTGGATAGCAG GAGCATCTGTtggatttataatatttattggaTTGACTATTTATTATCGTAAGGAGTGTCTTATTTTAGTACAAAGATGGATATTTAGGGGAACAATAAAATCTAGTCATCATATTGTGGAGAATTTTATGGAAAGTTATAAACTGTCAGTGCCGATAAAACAATATAGATATGCAGAAGTGAAAAGAATGACAAACTCATTTCGAGATAAATTAGGTCAAGGAGGATATGGTACTGTGTACAAAGCAAGCTTATCTGATGGTCGTCAAGTGGCTGTGAAAGTAATAAAAGAGTCCAAGGGAAATGGAGAAGAATTCATAAATGAAGTTGCTAGCATTAGTAGAACATCACACGTCAATATTGTCTCACTTTTGGGTTTTTGTTATGGAAACAAAAGAGCGTTGATATATGAATTCATGTCCAAAGGGTCACTGGATAATTTCATCCTTAAAAGTGGGTCTTCTGATTCTGTTTGTAGTTTGGATTGGAACACATTATCCAAAATTGCAATGGGCATTGCTCGTGGATTAGAATACTTGCATCAAGGATGTATTTCAAGGATATTGCATCTTGATATCAAACCTCAAAATATTCTTTTGGATGAAGATTTTTGCCCAAAAATATCTGATTTTGGACTAGCTAAAATATGTCAAAGAGATGATAGTGTTGTGTCTATACTTGGTGCACGAGGAACTATAGGATATATAGCTCCAGAAGTATTTAGTCGAACAAATGGCAGAGTTTCTCACAAATCAGATGTATACAGTTATGGTATGTTAATTTTAGATATGATTGGAAGAAGAAAGAATTCAGGCGCTAGAGATTCATGTACTTCTGAATATTTTCCAGATTGGATTTATAAAGATCTTGAACAAGAAAATAACTCTGTGAATTGTATAGAAAATTTGGAGGAAGAGAATGATATGGTGAGAAAAATTACTATGGTAAGTCTATGGTGCATTCAAACAAAACCATCAGATAGACCTTCAATTAGTAAAGTAATAGAAATGCTACAAGGACCACTTCAGTCGGTTCCATATCCTCCCAAACCTTTTTTATATTCTCCTGAAATTCCAATATTGCAAACTTCATGTGTGCCTTCAAGCAGTTTGTCAGAGACAAAGTCATCAACCTTATCGAAGAATGGTTCCATAAAAACAAATAAGTTCAGCAAAGACAACAATGAAGATGTGATTGTAgtgtaa